One region of Chitinophaga varians genomic DNA includes:
- a CDS encoding TPM domain-containing protein, whose product MRNVLYLLLVSLLMSCAGQKTKYSVADVPDPKKSGGGYISNPDHLLTAGTVNGLNEKLATLDKSGRAQVAMVLLKTIGDNEPRDFAHKLFNYWKIGNASTNNGLLVLLVEDAHRLVFETGKGLEADMPDVICFRIQQDYMIPYIKNADYDQAFEEGLKSISAQLHSGNYAYDKDMQQPVEDHSLLPDAGDTRDAPEPQGLVAVPSPAPAEISNDPNEAAGAVPSGLTADEYVANARPFVTQPSQTTDYAVRGEFGGSTYFAGFLWLVISAAMMNVFFGKKPKQKKGSDPMPVRIKDLPNDFLRPGLAGLFFIHVTAFVTLNFLAFKRGWSVNFFTAFVLYYILWTLFMIIAVLVISIRAKSILRDKDRQQQWLSHSRTANRFRAAKYVFPLPLWFYLAGLKRRMDKLRNSPYDCPDCSHALHKLSEEDEDVYLKKEQVIEEDLMAVDYDVWKCDTCDHRMVLDYTNVNTAMSECPHCSYIALEAKQSVTKKRATTRAAGWGITTYACAICSYKHDYRFEIPRIRESSSSSSSSSSSSSSSSSWGGGSSGGGGASSSW is encoded by the coding sequence ATGCGAAATGTTTTGTACCTGTTGTTGGTATCCCTGTTAATGTCCTGCGCCGGCCAGAAAACGAAGTACTCAGTAGCGGACGTGCCGGACCCCAAAAAAAGCGGTGGCGGCTATATCAGTAACCCCGATCATCTACTTACTGCCGGAACGGTAAACGGCCTGAATGAAAAACTGGCCACCCTTGATAAGAGCGGCAGGGCACAAGTGGCCATGGTACTGCTGAAAACCATCGGCGACAATGAGCCCCGCGATTTTGCCCACAAGCTGTTCAACTACTGGAAAATCGGAAATGCCAGTACCAATAACGGCCTCCTGGTACTGTTGGTGGAGGATGCCCACCGGCTGGTATTTGAAACCGGCAAAGGACTGGAAGCGGATATGCCTGACGTGATCTGTTTCCGTATCCAGCAGGACTATATGATCCCGTATATCAAAAACGCGGATTATGACCAGGCATTTGAAGAAGGCCTGAAATCCATCTCCGCCCAGCTGCATAGCGGCAATTATGCCTATGATAAAGACATGCAGCAACCGGTGGAAGACCATTCCCTGCTGCCGGACGCCGGGGACACCCGGGATGCTCCCGAGCCACAGGGGCTGGTGGCCGTCCCATCTCCAGCGCCGGCTGAAATCTCCAATGATCCCAATGAGGCAGCTGGAGCGGTGCCTTCGGGCCTTACTGCGGACGAATATGTCGCCAATGCCCGGCCTTTTGTGACGCAGCCCTCACAAACGACTGACTACGCCGTGAGAGGAGAATTCGGCGGCAGCACTTACTTCGCGGGCTTCCTCTGGCTGGTTATTTCGGCAGCTATGATGAACGTGTTCTTTGGGAAAAAGCCGAAGCAGAAAAAAGGCAGCGACCCCATGCCGGTGAGAATCAAAGATCTGCCCAACGACTTTCTGCGTCCTGGTCTGGCCGGCCTGTTCTTCATTCATGTGACGGCCTTCGTCACCCTTAACTTCCTGGCTTTTAAACGAGGCTGGTCCGTCAATTTCTTTACGGCCTTTGTGCTCTATTATATCCTGTGGACGCTGTTTATGATCATCGCGGTGCTGGTGATATCCATCAGGGCAAAAAGCATCCTGCGCGACAAAGACCGTCAACAGCAATGGTTAAGTCACTCCCGCACCGCCAATAGGTTCAGGGCGGCGAAATACGTTTTCCCGCTTCCGCTCTGGTTTTATCTGGCAGGGCTGAAACGGCGCATGGACAAGCTGCGCAACAGCCCATACGATTGCCCGGACTGTTCCCATGCCTTGCATAAGCTCTCAGAGGAAGACGAAGATGTCTACCTTAAAAAAGAACAGGTGATAGAAGAAGACCTGATGGCAGTGGATTATGACGTCTGGAAATGTGATACCTGCGATCACCGGATGGTACTGGATTATACCAATGTGAACACGGCGATGTCCGAATGTCCGCATTGCTCCTATATTGCGTTGGAGGCCAAACAGTCTGTCACCAAAAAGAGAGCCACTACCAGGGCGGCTGGTTGGGGCATCACTACCTACGCCTGTGCGATATGTTCCTATAAACACGACTACCGTTTTGAGATACCCCGTATCAGGGAATCATCATCATCTTCTTCGTCTTCTTCCTCTTCGTCGTCCTCTTCTTCCAGCTGGGGAGGCGGATCTTCCGGGGGCGGCGGCGCCAGCAGCAGCTGGTAA
- a CDS encoding DUF6515 family protein codes for MKNRLYMLFVLIGLLCTTTATGAFAQRHGGGGGHFGGGGGHFGGGARMSAPNFGSRSNFSAPRTMAPVNRGFYHGYRGPVYHGGVYYSHGWYGPGYRRYYRYRPYYFPPIGFYVSTLPYGYFALGPQFGPIYYSGGTYYESDNDNNGYRVVDPPMGAAVPDLPDGASEIQFNGNTYYELNGTYYQETMTDNGRRFKVVGKNGKIGDTVVTPQDNNNNNNNTNNGTEAVPGDLLKALPEGSRSVQINGQQYFLSPDGMYYQQVNTNNGTGYQVVGKMDAGQ; via the coding sequence ATGAAAAACAGACTTTATATGCTGTTTGTGTTGATTGGGCTGTTATGCACAACTACAGCAACCGGCGCATTTGCTCAACGTCATGGTGGTGGCGGAGGACATTTTGGAGGTGGCGGCGGTCACTTTGGCGGAGGAGCAAGAATGTCCGCTCCCAACTTTGGTTCCCGTAGCAATTTCAGCGCTCCCAGAACAATGGCTCCTGTAAACAGGGGATTCTACCACGGCTACCGCGGACCTGTTTACCATGGAGGCGTTTATTACAGCCATGGATGGTATGGACCAGGCTACCGTCGTTATTACCGGTACCGTCCTTACTACTTTCCTCCCATTGGATTCTATGTTTCCACCCTGCCATATGGCTACTTTGCCCTTGGCCCTCAATTCGGCCCGATTTATTATTCCGGCGGGACTTACTACGAATCTGACAATGACAACAACGGCTACCGTGTGGTAGATCCGCCGATGGGCGCAGCTGTTCCGGACCTGCCGGATGGTGCTTCTGAAATACAGTTCAACGGTAACACCTATTACGAGCTGAATGGCACCTACTATCAGGAAACCATGACTGACAACGGCCGTCGATTTAAAGTGGTGGGTAAAAACGGTAAGATCGGCGATACAGTGGTTACGCCACAGGATAACAACAACAATAACAACAACACCAACAATGGCACCGAAGCTGTTCCTGGTGATCTTCTGAAAGCGCTCCCTGAAGGCAGCCGTTCTGTACAGATCAACGGACAACAGTACTTCCTGTCACCCGACGGTATGTATTACCAACAGGTAAATACCAACAATGGCACCGGTTACCAGGTTGTCGGTAAAATGGACGCAGGCCAATAA
- a CDS encoding ADP-ribosylglycohydrolase family protein yields the protein MQQQITGAFLGTAIGDALGVPVEFKTRSYLQENPIREFIGYGCWNQPPGTFSDDTSLTLCTAESLTHGYNLTHMAHTFLKWYADGYWGAHDKVFDIGHTTQRALRRIGAGTSPLFSGGFEEFENGNGSLMRMMPVAIYLAREESIKQRYHIVKEVSGITHLHFRSVMACFIYVEFLRNLLTVKDIQESYQIMQAAVNDFIIEQQFNPAEIRIFNRILQDNITNLTENDIQSSGYVVHTLESALWCLLNTGNYQDAVLAAVNLGGDTDTTGAVAGAAAGLHYGLDSIPVEWVQAVAKSAKIIELSQQFTDALSTPSA from the coding sequence ATGCAACAACAGATCACAGGCGCTTTTCTGGGTACCGCCATTGGCGACGCGCTCGGTGTTCCGGTTGAGTTCAAAACCAGGAGCTACCTCCAGGAAAATCCCATCCGGGAATTTATTGGTTATGGATGCTGGAACCAGCCTCCGGGGACCTTTTCAGACGACACCTCCCTTACCCTTTGTACAGCAGAAAGCCTCACTCACGGATATAACCTTACACATATGGCCCATACCTTCCTGAAGTGGTATGCTGACGGATACTGGGGCGCACATGACAAGGTATTTGACATCGGGCATACTACCCAACGTGCTTTAAGGCGGATAGGCGCCGGCACCTCTCCTTTGTTCTCCGGTGGTTTTGAAGAATTTGAAAACGGTAACGGTTCCCTGATGCGTATGATGCCGGTAGCCATTTACCTGGCGCGGGAAGAGAGCATCAAACAACGTTATCATATTGTTAAAGAGGTATCAGGTATCACGCATCTGCATTTCCGCTCTGTGATGGCTTGTTTCATATATGTGGAGTTTCTGCGGAACCTTTTAACAGTAAAAGACATACAGGAATCTTACCAGATCATGCAGGCGGCGGTGAATGATTTTATCATAGAACAACAGTTCAATCCGGCGGAGATCAGGATTTTCAACCGGATATTACAGGATAACATTACCAATCTGACAGAAAACGATATTCAGAGCTCCGGTTATGTGGTACACACGCTGGAAAGCGCGCTCTGGTGCCTGCTGAACACCGGCAATTACCAGGATGCCGTGCTGGCAGCTGTCAACCTGGGCGGCGATACCGATACCACCGGTGCTGTAGCAGGAGCTGCCGCAGGCCTGCATTACGGGCTGGACAGCATTCCTGTGGAATGGGTACAGGCCGTGGCGAAATCGGCTAAAATCATCGAATTGTCACAACAGTTCACGGATGCGCTTAGTACGCCTTCTGCCTGA
- a CDS encoding aldo/keto reductase, giving the protein MSHGLSMGRLFKLPRFFNFVWYASAEAIAGNLLKPAFMQYHQLGRSDLHISEISYGCMSLGSDDADNARLVQQAIDGGINFFDTADLYDHGRNEITLGKALEGKRQDVVIATKVGNQWRPDGSGWDWNPRREYILSCVEESLRRLNTDYIDLYQLHGGTLEDPADETISAFETLVQQGKIRYYGISSIRPNVIRTFVERSNIVSVMMQYSLLDRRPEESCFPLLEQHNIGVLVRGAVAKGLLVNKAPEPYLNYDAADVAKAAAAAQRLSVAGRGPAATALRYVLQQPAVTTAVVGMRTAQQVQDALAAAGAVPLTATEIQQLQQVLPVNRYEQHR; this is encoded by the coding sequence ATGAGTCATGGGTTAAGCATGGGGCGTTTGTTTAAACTGCCCCGCTTTTTTAACTTCGTCTGGTATGCTTCTGCGGAAGCGATAGCCGGAAACCTGTTAAAACCCGCTTTTATGCAATATCATCAGTTAGGGAGGTCAGACCTGCACATCAGCGAAATCAGCTACGGCTGCATGTCGCTGGGCAGCGACGATGCAGACAACGCCCGCCTGGTACAACAGGCCATAGACGGAGGCATCAACTTTTTCGATACCGCCGACCTGTATGATCACGGGCGGAATGAAATCACCCTCGGGAAAGCGCTGGAGGGCAAAAGACAGGATGTTGTCATTGCCACCAAGGTGGGCAACCAATGGCGGCCGGACGGCAGCGGCTGGGACTGGAATCCACGCAGGGAGTATATCCTGTCCTGTGTGGAAGAGAGCCTGCGCCGGCTCAATACGGATTACATTGACCTGTACCAGTTGCACGGCGGCACCCTGGAAGACCCTGCGGACGAAACCATCTCGGCGTTTGAAACGCTGGTGCAGCAAGGAAAAATCCGTTATTATGGCATATCCTCCATACGCCCCAATGTGATCCGGACTTTTGTGGAACGGTCCAATATCGTGAGCGTAATGATGCAATACAGCCTGCTGGACCGCCGCCCGGAAGAAAGTTGTTTCCCGTTGCTGGAACAACACAACATCGGTGTGCTGGTAAGAGGCGCCGTGGCAAAAGGCCTGCTGGTTAATAAAGCGCCGGAGCCATACCTCAACTACGATGCTGCCGATGTGGCAAAGGCCGCTGCGGCGGCACAACGTTTGTCCGTTGCCGGCAGAGGGCCAGCGGCCACGGCGTTACGGTATGTGCTGCAACAACCGGCCGTCACGACGGCCGTAGTGGGCATGCGTACCGCTCAACAGGTACAGGATGCATTGGCTGCCGCCGGCGCGGTGCCGCTTACAGCAACGGAAATACAGCAACTGCAACAGGTATTGCCGGTCAACAGATATGAGCAGCACCGCTGA
- a CDS encoding DJ-1/PfpI family protein has protein sequence MQKLKIGMLLFPDMTILDFTGPYDVFVKAPCFEVVLLGESTAPVKVEGGLTVQASVALADSPQLDILFVPGGKGINPLLTNRTVLDFLQRQAAGAKYITSVCTGALVLAAAGLLQGYKATTHWRSLELLRMLGVDVVEERVVRDRNRITGGGVTAGIDFALTLTAMIGGEELARIVQLQLEYNPAPPFRAGSPHTAGTPVLQATRELTKLMLETRRGIIRELLQAHGMPAAPQS, from the coding sequence ATGCAGAAACTCAAAATAGGCATGCTCCTGTTCCCGGACATGACCATATTGGACTTCACCGGCCCTTATGATGTATTTGTAAAAGCGCCCTGTTTTGAAGTGGTGCTGTTGGGAGAATCCACTGCTCCCGTGAAGGTGGAGGGTGGCCTGACGGTACAGGCTTCCGTGGCGCTGGCCGACAGTCCGCAGCTGGACATCCTGTTTGTCCCTGGTGGGAAAGGCATCAATCCTTTGCTGACTAACCGCACGGTGCTGGATTTTCTGCAGCGGCAGGCGGCGGGCGCAAAATATATTACCAGCGTCTGCACGGGCGCGCTGGTATTGGCGGCCGCAGGGCTGTTGCAGGGATATAAAGCCACTACGCACTGGCGTTCGCTGGAGCTGTTGCGTATGCTCGGCGTGGATGTGGTGGAAGAGCGGGTGGTGAGAGACCGTAACCGTATCACCGGCGGCGGTGTAACGGCCGGTATTGATTTTGCGCTTACGCTTACTGCCATGATCGGCGGCGAAGAGCTGGCCCGTATTGTGCAGTTGCAGCTGGAATACAACCCGGCGCCGCCTTTCCGGGCGGGTTCTCCGCATACGGCGGGCACGCCGGTATTACAGGCTACCCGGGAACTAACGAAACTGATGCTGGAGACCAGAAGAGGTATTATCCGTGAATTGCTGCAGGCGCACGGAATGCCTGCTGCGCCTCAGTCCTGA
- a CDS encoding fatty acid desaturase family protein — MATKPYACEERAKSWLYLFTTLCLLGLALASTLLLPLPFRIAGSVLSGLLIVRMFVIYHDHQHHAILHNSRIANVIMTLFGIYVLAPTSIWKRSHDYHHKHNSKLFSASIGSYPIVTRQRFEQLSRGERRSYLFTRHPATVAAGYLFMFLIGMCWQSFTSSPRKHADSLLAMVLHIAGSIAVFYFLGWQSWLFFILIPFTIACGIGAYLFYAQHNFPGVVFNDNDNWCYDKAALLSSSYMQMHPLMAWFTGNIGYHHIHHLNARIPFYRLPQVMEAFPELQQVTVTTLRFRDIRACFRLKVWDPERGRMIGLREVCAIRTEAQQAFRAPAAIHG, encoded by the coding sequence TTGGCTACCAAGCCATATGCATGTGAGGAAAGAGCCAAGAGCTGGCTGTACCTGTTTACCACTTTATGTTTGTTAGGGCTGGCCCTTGCCAGCACTCTTTTGCTGCCACTGCCCTTCCGTATAGCCGGCAGCGTGCTTTCCGGTCTTTTAATTGTACGGATGTTCGTCATCTATCACGACCACCAGCATCATGCCATCCTGCATAATTCCCGCATAGCGAATGTGATCATGACTTTGTTTGGCATTTATGTGCTGGCGCCCACCAGCATCTGGAAACGGTCGCACGATTACCACCATAAACACAATTCAAAGCTTTTCAGCGCCAGCATAGGCTCCTACCCGATCGTAACGCGCCAGCGCTTTGAGCAGCTGTCCCGCGGCGAACGGAGAAGTTATTTGTTTACCCGCCATCCTGCCACTGTTGCGGCAGGCTACCTGTTTATGTTCCTGATCGGTATGTGCTGGCAGTCCTTTACCAGCAGCCCCCGCAAACATGCGGACTCCCTGCTGGCCATGGTATTGCACATCGCCGGCAGCATAGCAGTGTTTTATTTCCTGGGATGGCAAAGCTGGCTGTTCTTTATACTCATACCTTTTACCATAGCCTGTGGCATCGGTGCATACCTCTTTTATGCACAGCATAATTTCCCGGGTGTGGTGTTTAATGACAACGACAACTGGTGTTATGACAAGGCAGCGCTGCTGAGTTCCAGCTACATGCAGATGCACCCGTTAATGGCGTGGTTTACCGGCAATATCGGTTACCATCATATCCATCACCTGAACGCCCGTATTCCTTTCTACCGTCTGCCACAAGTGATGGAGGCGTTTCCTGAACTGCAACAGGTCACCGTTACCACATTGCGCTTCCGCGATATACGTGCCTGCTTCCGGCTAAAAGTGTGGGACCCGGAAAGGGGCCGCATGATTGGCCTGCGGGAAGTTTGCGCTATCAGGACTGAGGCGCAGCAGGCATTCCGTGCGCCTGCAGCAATTCACGGATAA